In a genomic window of Brucella anthropi ATCC 49188:
- a CDS encoding Crp/Fnr family transcriptional regulator, translating into MATPLDKTQIRSLSVFAGMDDAGFDQFLGLATRRAVPKGTAVFNQGDDASHFFVLLHGRLKVMQVTADGQQIIVRVVNPGELFGFAVALGRKDYPGTPLAAVDSSVLAWPMEMMTDFMARSPALAVNTMQMIGRRLDAAHNRIREISTQEVEPRVAHAVLRLVREAGVKERGGVRIDFPVSRQDIAELTGTTLHTVSRIISQWQTKGWVEGGRQSLLVRDLRHLKSIAEGES; encoded by the coding sequence ATGGCTACCCCCCTTGATAAAACACAGATCCGCTCCCTGTCGGTCTTTGCCGGTATGGATGATGCGGGTTTTGATCAGTTTCTTGGTCTGGCTACTCGGCGTGCTGTTCCGAAAGGAACCGCCGTCTTCAATCAAGGTGACGATGCAAGCCACTTTTTTGTGTTGTTGCATGGGCGCTTGAAAGTCATGCAAGTTACCGCCGACGGGCAGCAGATTATTGTGCGGGTCGTCAATCCCGGAGAACTTTTCGGCTTCGCGGTAGCGTTGGGGCGCAAAGACTATCCCGGTACGCCTCTGGCCGCGGTCGATAGTTCCGTCCTTGCCTGGCCGATGGAAATGATGACTGATTTCATGGCGCGCAGCCCCGCACTCGCTGTGAATACGATGCAGATGATTGGGCGCAGACTGGATGCCGCGCACAATCGCATCAGAGAGATATCAACGCAAGAAGTCGAACCGCGCGTGGCACATGCAGTGCTGAGACTTGTTCGTGAAGCTGGGGTAAAAGAAAGGGGCGGTGTGCGTATCGATTTTCCGGTTTCGCGACAGGATATCGCTGAACTGACCGGAACAACTTTGCACACGGTTTCGCGTATTATCAGCCAGTGGCAGACTAAGGGCTGGGTGGAAGGTGGCAGACAATCGTTGCTCGTTCGCGACCTCCGGCATCTGAAATCGATTGCCGAAGGCGAGAGCTAG
- a CDS encoding U32 family peptidase produces the protein MSAPSLSLGPVLFLWDGPKWRDFYFRIADEAPIDHVTVGEIVCSKRFHFLTPYMDAVIERLQRAGKTVNVGSLALVMLEREAKQVRHTIKEATLPVEANDLSALGLLSGVPHIVGPLVNVYNAATAKVLAARGAQSICLPPELPISSIREIVKAAPEIAFEVFTFGRVPLAISARCAHARSKGHIKDNCQFVCGEEPDGLPVKTLDSQPFLALNGVQTLSHTCQSLIEDLPELQEAGIRRFRLSPQDCDMVEVAHIHDEVLNRSISPEDGIARLRTVYPGVPLSNGFLHGNIGAAWISRQRSAAAN, from the coding sequence ATGTCAGCACCCAGCCTCAGCCTTGGTCCCGTTCTCTTCCTGTGGGACGGCCCAAAATGGCGGGATTTTTATTTTCGTATCGCCGACGAAGCCCCGATCGACCATGTCACCGTCGGTGAAATCGTCTGCTCCAAACGGTTCCATTTCTTGACACCTTATATGGACGCTGTGATCGAGCGGCTGCAGCGCGCAGGAAAAACGGTGAACGTCGGTTCGCTGGCGCTCGTCATGCTCGAGCGAGAAGCAAAACAGGTCCGTCACACGATTAAGGAGGCGACACTACCGGTGGAGGCAAACGATCTGTCGGCACTGGGGCTGTTGTCCGGTGTGCCGCATATAGTCGGTCCACTGGTCAATGTTTATAATGCTGCGACCGCGAAGGTTCTTGCGGCCCGTGGCGCACAGTCGATCTGCCTGCCGCCAGAGTTACCAATCAGTTCAATCCGGGAAATCGTCAAAGCCGCGCCTGAGATTGCGTTTGAAGTATTCACGTTCGGACGAGTGCCGCTCGCCATTTCAGCTCGTTGTGCGCATGCGCGATCCAAGGGCCACATAAAGGACAACTGCCAATTTGTATGTGGCGAAGAGCCCGACGGACTGCCAGTCAAGACCCTGGATAGCCAACCATTTCTGGCACTGAACGGTGTGCAGACGCTCTCTCATACCTGTCAGTCACTGATTGAGGACCTGCCTGAGCTGCAAGAAGCAGGGATCAGGCGTTTTAGACTGTCACCGCAGGACTGCGATATGGTGGAAGTAGCCCATATCCATGACGAGGTGCTAAACCGATCTATCAGCCCTGAAGACGGCATTGCGCGCTTGAGAACTGTCTATCCGGGCGTCCCGCTCTCCAACGGGTTCTTGCATGGGAACATCGGGGCTGCATGGATCAGCCGTCAGCGGTCGGCGGCTGCAAACTAG
- a CDS encoding MurR/RpiR family transcriptional regulator: protein MSILQKINAKLNELTVADRKIGQFIVDHPEQVLKLSSSALAVATGRSQSSVVKFSQKFGFDGYQELKLAVSEARAKEWQVPAGMVHGSIETGDSYITVLQKLIGSKLQSMQQTISANNEQGIDGALQALISARRIHLAGVGASSLVARDFSYKLMKLGRNVMHDSDSHIQMANVSTLHEGDVLFALSYSGTSIETLRIAEQAKKWGATVIAVTGLNENPLNKIADIRLYTVADEERVRSSSITARDAQLVLTDLLFILLFQRQQDANDYVHKSEAAVSSLKI from the coding sequence ATGTCGATCCTGCAAAAGATCAACGCCAAACTGAACGAATTGACTGTTGCAGACCGAAAGATCGGCCAGTTCATCGTCGATCATCCAGAACAGGTATTGAAGCTTTCCTCTTCCGCGCTCGCGGTCGCAACCGGTCGGAGCCAATCCAGTGTCGTCAAGTTCAGTCAGAAGTTCGGGTTTGACGGATATCAGGAACTTAAACTCGCCGTCAGTGAGGCACGCGCCAAGGAATGGCAGGTTCCGGCAGGCATGGTCCATGGCAGCATTGAGACCGGGGACAGCTATATCACGGTTCTGCAGAAGCTTATCGGCAGTAAACTGCAATCCATGCAGCAGACGATTTCCGCCAACAATGAACAAGGTATCGACGGCGCTTTGCAAGCCCTGATCAGCGCCCGGCGTATCCACCTCGCCGGCGTTGGCGCATCGTCACTCGTCGCACGCGATTTTTCTTACAAGCTGATGAAGCTCGGTCGCAATGTGATGCACGACAGCGATAGTCACATCCAGATGGCCAATGTTTCCACATTGCACGAAGGCGATGTTCTGTTTGCCCTTTCCTATTCCGGAACGAGCATTGAAACTCTTCGCATTGCTGAACAGGCTAAAAAATGGGGAGCGACCGTGATTGCCGTCACAGGCCTCAACGAGAACCCGCTCAATAAGATCGCCGACATTCGTCTGTACACAGTCGCAGACGAAGAACGCGTTCGCTCATCATCGATCACCGCACGCGATGCACAACTGGTTCTGACCGACTTGCTTTTTATCCTGTTGTTCCAACGACAGCAGGATGCCAATGATTATGTACATAAAAGCGAAGCGGCAGTGTCTTCGCTGAAAATATGA
- the ubiU gene encoding ubiquinone anaerobic biosynthesis protein UbiU, which yields MELICPAGTPSALREAVGAGADAVYCGFRDETNARNFPGLNFSRDELRDAIQFAHARKTQVFVAINTFMRAGDEHIWYQAVDDASSLGADAVIIADFGLMAYTAGKHPTQRLHVSVQASASNADAIQFLVDAFKAKRVVLPRVLTIADIAKLGRKIGCEMEVFVFGGLCVMAEGRCSLSSYATGRSPNMNGVCSPASHVRYRQDGEELVSELGDYTINRFPLGEPTGYPTLCKGRFDIADDQGYAFEDPVSLDVMNHIDELRAAGVSALKIEGRQRGKAYVGEVVSTLRQTLAASPESRAALLSRLRLLSEGQQTTSGAYDKRWR from the coding sequence ATGGAACTGATTTGTCCTGCAGGAACGCCATCGGCCTTGCGTGAAGCAGTGGGTGCTGGAGCGGATGCCGTCTATTGCGGCTTTCGCGACGAAACGAATGCGCGCAACTTTCCAGGCCTCAACTTCAGCCGTGACGAACTACGCGACGCAATCCAGTTCGCCCATGCTCGTAAAACGCAAGTTTTCGTTGCCATCAATACGTTCATGCGCGCAGGCGATGAGCACATTTGGTATCAAGCTGTAGACGATGCGTCCTCCCTTGGCGCAGACGCAGTCATCATCGCCGATTTCGGGCTCATGGCCTATACTGCCGGGAAGCATCCAACACAGCGGCTCCACGTATCCGTACAGGCTTCCGCTTCCAATGCAGACGCAATCCAGTTTCTCGTCGATGCATTCAAGGCTAAGCGTGTCGTGTTACCACGCGTTCTGACCATTGCCGATATTGCGAAACTCGGCCGCAAGATCGGCTGCGAAATGGAAGTATTCGTGTTCGGTGGACTATGCGTGATGGCAGAAGGACGATGCTCCCTGTCTTCCTACGCCACTGGCAGATCGCCCAACATGAACGGCGTTTGCTCACCGGCCAGCCACGTCCGCTACCGGCAAGACGGAGAGGAACTCGTCTCCGAACTCGGCGATTACACGATCAATCGTTTCCCTTTGGGCGAGCCCACCGGCTATCCGACACTCTGTAAAGGCCGGTTCGATATCGCAGACGATCAAGGTTATGCATTTGAAGATCCGGTTTCCCTCGATGTCATGAATCATATCGATGAGTTGCGGGCGGCAGGCGTCTCAGCGCTCAAGATTGAGGGTCGCCAACGCGGCAAGGCTTATGTTGGTGAAGTCGTCTCCACACTGCGTCAGACACTCGCAGCAAGTCCCGAAAGCCGCGCCGCCCTTCTGTCCCGCCTCCGTCTGCTGAGCGAAGGCCAGCAAACGACTTCGGGCGCTTACGACAAACGCTGGAGATAG
- a CDS encoding UbiX family flavin prenyltransferase: protein MKRVVVGISGASGALIPLKLLEQLSTLNDVESHLVVSDAAQQTLRHELGPDGYALLHRLVHRSYSVSDIGALIASGSVATAGMIVAPCSMRTLAAIATGHSDSLLTRAADVHLKERRRLVLIARETPLHLVHLRNMCTVTEMGAIVMPPVPAFYFKPQSVDEVADQIAARAIDLIGIGEKQSESWAGIPGNR, encoded by the coding sequence ATGAAACGGGTTGTTGTTGGCATTTCCGGCGCATCGGGCGCTCTCATCCCGCTCAAACTGCTGGAACAGCTTTCCACTTTAAACGATGTCGAGAGCCACCTGGTCGTATCGGACGCAGCCCAGCAAACATTGCGCCACGAGCTGGGTCCTGACGGCTATGCGCTTCTGCACAGGCTGGTGCACAGAAGTTATTCCGTCAGCGATATAGGTGCACTGATTGCAAGCGGATCAGTCGCAACGGCCGGTATGATCGTTGCGCCGTGCTCCATGCGGACGCTCGCGGCGATCGCAACGGGGCACAGCGACAGTCTGTTAACCCGCGCTGCGGACGTTCATTTGAAGGAGCGGCGCAGGCTGGTCCTGATCGCGCGGGAAACGCCGCTGCATCTGGTCCACCTGCGCAACATGTGCACGGTGACAGAAATGGGCGCGATTGTGATGCCGCCGGTTCCGGCCTTTTACTTCAAACCCCAATCGGTCGATGAAGTAGCCGATCAGATCGCGGCGCGAGCCATTGATCTGATCGGTATTGGCGAAAAGCAATCGGAAAGCTGGGCGGGAATACCCGGCAATCGATAG
- a CDS encoding UbiD family decarboxylase: MKTARSLRSHYDCLQSFLSELERRNDLIRIKRPVSLVQEITEIHKRVLEMDGPALLFEQPVDADGHQHSIPLVANLFGSKRRIALGLGCAVEGIPDLAEMLAELRAPKPPRSAGEIWSKLPLAKAALNMRPRQVRRASVQATILEGEAVNLDLLPIQWCWPGEPAPLVTWPLVITRAPDDPSDVNVGIYRMQKLGRDKLIMRWLAHRGGARHHRMWQKRGEDMPVAVAIGADPATILAAVMPLPEGMSELAFSGLLAGRRPSVVDAYTVPLSVPANAEIILEGRVSASVTAPEGPYGDHTGYYNSVEEFPVMQVTAITMRKNPVYLSTYTGRPPDEPSRLGEVMNELFVPIVRKQFPEIADLWLPPAACSYRAIVVSIDKRYPGQARRVMMGLWSMLPQFSYTKLIIAVDPDINVCNWDDVMWALATRFDASRDVITLTDTPVDYLDFASPRSGLGGKLGLDATNKIGAETDREWGAVLKMSDDVIARVDAMWGELGLIKESMR; encoded by the coding sequence ATGAAAACGGCTCGCTCTCTTCGGTCACATTACGACTGCCTGCAAAGCTTTTTGTCGGAGCTTGAACGGCGCAACGATCTCATTCGGATCAAACGTCCGGTCTCGCTCGTCCAGGAAATAACAGAAATCCACAAGCGTGTGCTCGAAATGGATGGTCCGGCATTACTCTTCGAACAACCGGTCGATGCAGACGGTCATCAACATTCAATTCCACTCGTGGCCAATCTTTTTGGTTCTAAGCGGCGTATTGCGTTGGGACTTGGCTGTGCCGTTGAGGGAATTCCCGACCTTGCCGAGATGCTTGCGGAACTGCGTGCACCAAAGCCGCCCCGTTCAGCAGGGGAAATATGGAGCAAGCTGCCTTTGGCAAAGGCAGCATTGAATATGCGTCCTCGGCAGGTCAGACGCGCATCGGTGCAGGCGACGATATTGGAAGGCGAAGCGGTCAACCTCGATCTACTGCCGATCCAGTGGTGTTGGCCGGGAGAGCCTGCGCCGCTTGTTACCTGGCCGCTGGTTATCACACGGGCACCAGACGATCCATCCGACGTAAATGTCGGAATTTACCGGATGCAGAAGCTTGGCCGGGATAAGTTGATCATGCGCTGGCTCGCCCATCGCGGCGGTGCGCGTCATCACCGCATGTGGCAAAAGCGAGGCGAGGATATGCCGGTTGCCGTTGCTATCGGGGCCGATCCGGCGACAATCCTTGCAGCCGTTATGCCCTTGCCTGAGGGGATGAGCGAACTTGCCTTTTCGGGCCTGCTTGCTGGACGAAGGCCTTCCGTCGTTGATGCGTACACTGTGCCGCTCTCCGTGCCCGCTAACGCTGAAATCATTCTGGAAGGGCGAGTTTCCGCATCAGTGACAGCGCCAGAGGGGCCTTATGGTGATCACACGGGCTATTACAATAGTGTCGAGGAATTTCCGGTCATGCAGGTGACAGCGATAACCATGCGGAAAAACCCAGTCTATCTTTCGACCTATACCGGTCGCCCGCCGGATGAACCCTCAAGACTTGGCGAAGTGATGAACGAGCTGTTCGTGCCAATTGTACGAAAGCAATTCCCGGAAATCGCCGATCTGTGGCTGCCTCCGGCGGCGTGTTCCTATCGGGCAATAGTCGTTTCGATTGACAAACGCTATCCCGGTCAGGCGCGGCGGGTGATGATGGGGCTTTGGTCGATGCTGCCACAGTTCAGTTACACGAAGCTCATAATCGCCGTCGATCCCGACATAAATGTTTGTAACTGGGATGACGTCATGTGGGCACTTGCCACACGCTTCGATGCTAGTCGCGATGTCATCACGCTTACCGACACACCAGTGGATTATCTCGATTTCGCGTCGCCGCGCTCAGGTCTGGGCGGGAAGCTTGGACTTGATGCGACCAACAAAATCGGTGCGGAAACTGACCGGGAATGGGGTGCGGTGCTGAAGATGAGCGACGATGTAATCGCCCGCGTGGATGCAATGTGGGGCGAGCTTGGGTTGATTAAGGAAAGCATGCGATGA
- a CDS encoding M24 family metallopeptidase, whose product MTSPSSPPRIEQEERLERLALLQGKLRERGIGGLLLGPTASLRYYTGLVWHISERFLGALVTPSEVIYIVPGFEQSRVESLPHLPGEIRVWQEEESSAALIASLIPASATLAVDDAMPLFVYNALKQEISPERLLDGGELIREQRICKSTNEIAIIQHAMDLTLEVHRRAHALIKPGIAASEVVRFIDEQHRALGAAGGSTFCIVSFGTATSLPHGADGEQFYQPGDVILVDTGCRIDGYHSDLTRTYMLEEPSAEFSRIWAIEREAQQAVFDAAKLGAACSTLDDAARATLVKHGLGPDYALPGLPHRAGHGLGLEIHEAPYIVRGNSLPLAEGMCFSNEPMIVVSDQFGIRLEDHIHMTATGPKWFTQPAKGPTEPFT is encoded by the coding sequence ATGACTTCACCGTCATCTCCTCCGCGGATCGAACAGGAAGAGCGCCTGGAACGACTGGCATTGTTGCAAGGCAAGTTGAGAGAGCGCGGGATTGGCGGCCTTCTGCTCGGGCCAACGGCAAGTTTGCGTTATTATACCGGGCTTGTTTGGCACATCAGCGAACGTTTTCTGGGTGCCCTCGTCACACCGTCGGAAGTCATTTATATCGTTCCCGGCTTTGAACAGAGCCGCGTCGAAAGCCTGCCGCATCTGCCAGGAGAAATCCGTGTTTGGCAGGAGGAAGAAAGTAGCGCAGCGCTGATAGCATCACTCATTCCGGCAAGCGCTACACTTGCCGTGGACGATGCCATGCCGCTGTTCGTCTATAATGCCCTTAAACAGGAAATCTCGCCGGAGCGCTTGCTTGACGGCGGCGAACTGATCCGTGAACAGCGCATCTGCAAGTCAACCAATGAAATCGCTATTATTCAGCACGCGATGGATCTGACGCTTGAAGTTCATCGCCGGGCGCATGCGCTGATTAAGCCCGGCATTGCCGCAAGCGAAGTGGTGCGCTTTATCGATGAACAGCACCGTGCCCTCGGCGCCGCAGGCGGCTCGACATTCTGCATCGTCTCGTTCGGAACGGCGACTTCGTTGCCACATGGCGCAGATGGCGAACAGTTCTATCAGCCCGGTGACGTTATCCTTGTGGATACCGGATGCCGTATCGATGGCTATCACTCCGATCTCACGCGCACTTACATGCTGGAAGAGCCAAGCGCAGAATTTTCGCGCATATGGGCGATTGAACGCGAAGCGCAGCAAGCCGTTTTTGATGCGGCAAAGCTTGGTGCGGCCTGTTCAACCCTTGACGATGCGGCACGCGCTACGCTGGTGAAGCATGGATTGGGACCGGACTATGCGCTACCCGGCCTTCCGCATCGAGCCGGTCACGGCCTTGGTCTGGAAATTCACGAGGCCCCATACATCGTTCGCGGCAATTCGCTCCCGCTCGCTGAAGGCATGTGCTTCTCCAACGAGCCGATGATCGTAGTCTCGGACCAGTTCGGTATTCGTCTGGAAGATCATATCCATATGACGGCGACCGGACCAAAATGGTTCACCCAACCAGCAAAAGGCCCAACCGAACCTTTCACATAA
- the ubiT gene encoding ubiquinone anaerobic biosynthesis accessory factor UbiT produces the protein MMKIPPAVAVPARLVPPFLIAPFVSRIFFQVMRAHPGLFERLGDYATKRFRFRPSDIPFAFVIEPDKPRITIVRDDEATEVDAGIEGPLVMLLALLEGKLDGDALFFSRDITVTGDMEAMLALRNALDDCNIDLPSDLGTSAGPFAPMVRGIANYVRSKALGKEATGWN, from the coding sequence ATGATGAAGATACCTCCAGCTGTGGCTGTTCCTGCCCGGCTTGTTCCACCCTTTTTGATCGCCCCTTTTGTCTCGCGCATTTTCTTTCAAGTGATGCGCGCGCATCCGGGCCTCTTCGAGCGTCTCGGAGACTATGCGACGAAGCGGTTCCGTTTTCGCCCGTCCGACATACCATTTGCTTTTGTGATCGAGCCGGATAAGCCGCGCATCACAATCGTGCGCGACGACGAAGCGACAGAGGTCGACGCAGGCATCGAAGGACCGCTGGTTATGCTGCTCGCGCTTCTCGAAGGTAAGCTTGATGGAGATGCGCTGTTCTTCTCCAGGGATATTACCGTGACGGGCGACATGGAGGCCATGCTGGCGCTTCGCAATGCGCTGGATGACTGCAATATAGACCTTCCATCCGACCTCGGCACAAGTGCCGGACCGTTTGCCCCGATGGTCCGCGGCATTGCAAACTACGTACGCAGCAAGGCCCTCGGCAAGGAAGCTACCGGATGGAACTGA
- a CDS encoding sigma-54-dependent transcriptional regulator: MTESEPLRVMLVDDDAAFRTALADSFEIAGLDIEVHGDGQSALTSLTPDYPGIVVTDIRMPRVDGHAVMETLLARDPELPVILMTGHGDIGMAVASLKKGAFDFIAKPFAADHLISSVRRALEMRRLVLENRRLRRAAANAEQDYPLLGETPVMVRLRDTIRQLASVDVDVLIEGETGTGKELVARLLHRWSARHARSFVAIDCAALPDVIADEVLFGSRIQRGRIADADRGTLFLDEVDSMSLSVQGKLLRVVEERELPSLSGEPRAVNLRIIAAAKGNLEEAVTSGRFRSDLFYRLETVRLRVPPLRERRKDIGLLFSYFLDEAAAQFSQPRPAIDAVMEARLNSDEWSGNVRELRNYAKQVVLGLRHDPITEPSPLSLSEQMDRFEDGVIRATLDRCNGDVGVAAVLLQLPRRSLYARLQKLAIDASTFRKRD, translated from the coding sequence TTGACGGAAAGTGAGCCTTTGCGCGTGATGCTGGTCGATGACGATGCAGCATTTCGTACGGCCTTGGCCGATTCATTTGAAATCGCAGGTCTTGATATTGAAGTGCACGGTGACGGTCAGTCCGCTTTGACCAGTTTGACGCCTGACTATCCGGGCATCGTTGTGACCGACATCCGCATGCCGCGGGTTGATGGACATGCCGTGATGGAAACATTGTTGGCGCGTGACCCGGAGCTGCCGGTTATTTTGATGACTGGACATGGCGACATTGGAATGGCTGTGGCCTCACTCAAGAAAGGAGCTTTCGATTTCATAGCTAAACCATTTGCTGCTGATCATCTGATATCGAGCGTTCGCCGCGCCCTGGAAATGCGCCGGCTGGTGCTGGAAAATCGCCGCCTTCGCCGGGCTGCGGCAAATGCCGAGCAGGATTATCCCCTACTTGGCGAGACGCCGGTGATGGTGCGACTGCGTGACACGATCCGCCAGCTTGCCAGTGTCGATGTCGATGTTTTGATAGAAGGCGAAACCGGGACTGGAAAAGAATTGGTGGCTCGCCTTCTGCACCGCTGGAGCGCGCGTCACGCCCGCAGTTTTGTTGCCATCGATTGTGCCGCCTTGCCCGATGTCATTGCCGATGAAGTTCTGTTCGGCAGTCGCATCCAGCGCGGGAGAATAGCCGACGCGGATCGCGGCACATTGTTTCTCGATGAAGTCGATAGCATGTCACTGTCCGTTCAGGGCAAGCTGCTGCGTGTTGTCGAAGAGCGTGAGTTGCCTTCGCTTTCAGGAGAACCGCGCGCGGTCAATCTAAGGATCATAGCGGCTGCGAAAGGCAATCTGGAGGAAGCTGTGACTTCCGGTCGCTTTCGTTCCGATTTGTTTTATCGCCTTGAAACGGTCAGGCTCCGTGTTCCGCCTCTGCGCGAGCGGCGGAAGGATATCGGTCTGCTTTTCTCTTATTTCCTTGATGAAGCGGCAGCACAGTTCAGCCAACCGCGACCTGCAATTGATGCAGTCATGGAAGCGCGATTGAACTCGGACGAATGGTCGGGAAATGTCCGCGAACTACGCAATTATGCCAAGCAGGTCGTGTTGGGATTGCGCCACGATCCAATTACGGAGCCCAGTCCGCTTTCGCTGTCGGAACAGATGGACCGTTTTGAAGACGGCGTTATTCGCGCGACGTTGGATCGTTGCAACGGTGATGTAGGGGTTGCTGCAGTTCTGCTGCAATTGCCGCGGCGCAGTCTCTACGCCCGCCTGCAAAAGCTTGCAATTGACGCTTCGACCTTCAGAAAGCGTGATTGA
- the murA gene encoding UDP-N-acetylglucosamine 1-carboxyvinyltransferase produces the protein MERLRIVGGRPLQGAVNISGAKNAALPQIAASLLSPHPVELTNLPAVSDVENMLNVVQSHGAQVSRAPHSTTVTATDVVGGETPYDTVRRMRATVLVLAPLLARLGKVRVSLPGGCAIGARPVDMHLKALATLGADVSIDRGWIVASTDNGLIGSRIVLPAPSVGATATAMMAATSARGETEILNAAREPEIGDLAACLGGMGAQIEGAGTHRILIQGDTSWRTARHHGIPDRIEAGTYAVAAAITGGTLELTHARLEHLASVVQVLETMGVSVWPSDRGLVVSRSGSLRGTDLTTEPYPGFPTDLQAQFMALAACAEGASLIRETVFESRFMHVPELMRLGADIKLHGTTALVRGGRPLHGAQVMATDLRASVSLVLAALVAEGETVVNRIYHLDRGYEQLDRKLKLCGADIERLSE, from the coding sequence ATGGAACGATTGCGAATTGTCGGTGGACGACCATTGCAGGGAGCAGTCAATATCTCCGGTGCAAAAAACGCCGCGCTGCCTCAGATCGCGGCCTCCTTGTTAAGCCCTCACCCTGTTGAACTTACCAACCTCCCAGCGGTGAGTGATGTCGAAAACATGCTCAATGTCGTGCAGTCACATGGGGCACAGGTCTCCCGCGCGCCGCACTCGACGACAGTAACCGCCACGGATGTTGTCGGAGGAGAAACTCCTTATGACACTGTAAGGCGAATGCGTGCGACGGTTCTGGTGCTGGCACCCTTGTTGGCGAGACTGGGCAAGGTTCGTGTTTCCTTGCCGGGCGGGTGTGCCATTGGTGCGCGTCCCGTGGATATGCACTTGAAAGCGCTCGCAACACTTGGCGCAGATGTTTCCATTGATCGCGGCTGGATCGTGGCTTCGACTGATAACGGCCTGATCGGAAGCCGGATTGTTTTGCCAGCGCCTTCCGTTGGTGCGACGGCGACGGCGATGATGGCGGCAACTTCCGCTCGTGGCGAAACGGAAATATTGAATGCGGCTCGTGAGCCGGAAATTGGCGACCTCGCCGCATGTCTCGGGGGCATGGGTGCGCAGATTGAAGGAGCGGGTACGCATCGCATTCTGATCCAGGGCGATACATCTTGGCGGACTGCACGCCACCACGGCATACCGGATCGTATCGAGGCCGGAACATACGCTGTTGCTGCCGCCATTACAGGCGGCACGCTCGAACTCACGCATGCCCGTCTCGAACATCTCGCGTCTGTTGTGCAGGTGCTTGAAACGATGGGCGTCAGCGTTTGGCCAAGTGATCGCGGATTGGTTGTTTCACGTAGCGGTTCCTTGCGTGGAACTGATCTGACGACGGAGCCCTATCCTGGTTTTCCGACCGATCTGCAGGCCCAATTCATGGCACTGGCAGCTTGTGCCGAAGGAGCATCACTCATTCGCGAAACGGTGTTCGAAAGCCGGTTCATGCATGTGCCGGAACTGATGCGGCTTGGTGCCGACATCAAACTGCATGGGACAACTGCGCTGGTACGCGGCGGGCGCCCGCTGCATGGCGCACAGGTTATGGCAACGGATTTGCGGGCGTCCGTATCACTTGTTCTTGCAGCACTCGTGGCCGAGGGAGAAACTGTCGTTAATCGCATCTATCATCTGGATCGTGGATATGAACAGCTTGACCGCAAACTGAAGCTTTGCGGTGCAGATATAGAACGGCTGTCAGAATGA